In uncultured Bacteroides sp., one genomic interval encodes:
- a CDS encoding 4-hydroxy-3-methylbut-2-enyl diphosphate reductase, which produces MIKVEIDKGSGFCFGVVTAIKKAEEELTKGETLYCLGDIVHNSKEVERLKEMGLITINHDEFKELHNAKVLLRAHGEPPETYSIAKENNIEIIDATCPVVLKLQQRIKQQYGTQESTNNQIVIYGKNGHAEVLGLVGQTSGEAIVIEKLEEVKKLDFSKNIRLYSQTTKSLDEFEKIVEYIKEHISPEASFEFYDTICRQVANRMPHIRTFAASHDLIFFVCGKKSSNGKVLFNECFKVNPNSHLIDSPDEIDPQLLQGVQSIGICGATSTPKWLMEEVQAYINQIIIR; this is translated from the coding sequence ATGATCAAGGTAGAAATAGACAAAGGTTCCGGCTTCTGCTTTGGAGTAGTTACTGCAATAAAGAAAGCAGAGGAAGAGCTTACAAAAGGAGAAACACTCTACTGTTTGGGGGATATTGTCCACAATAGTAAAGAAGTGGAGCGACTCAAAGAAATGGGGCTGATCACTATTAACCATGACGAATTTAAAGAACTTCATAATGCAAAGGTTCTGTTAAGAGCTCATGGTGAACCTCCCGAGACTTATTCCATAGCAAAAGAAAACAATATTGAGATTATTGATGCTACCTGTCCCGTGGTGCTGAAATTACAGCAAAGAATCAAGCAACAATACGGGACCCAGGAAAGCACAAACAATCAGATTGTAATTTATGGCAAAAATGGCCACGCAGAAGTTTTGGGATTAGTTGGGCAAACTTCGGGAGAAGCCATTGTTATAGAGAAGCTTGAAGAAGTTAAAAAGCTGGATTTTAGCAAAAACATCCGCCTTTATTCTCAGACAACAAAATCACTGGATGAATTTGAGAAAATAGTGGAATACATAAAAGAACATATTTCTCCTGAAGCCTCATTTGAGTTCTATGATACCATTTGCCGGCAAGTGGCTAATCGTATGCCTCACATCAGGACATTTGCCGCATCACATGATCTCATATTCTTTGTTTGCGGGAAAAAGAGTTCTAATGGGAAAGTACTCTTTAACGAGTGCTTTAAAGTGAATCCAAATTCTCATCTTATTGATAGTCCGGATGAAATAGATCCGCAACTACTACAAGGGGTGCAGTCCATAGGCATTTGCGGAGCTACTTCTACTCCTAAATGGTTAATGGAAGAAGTGCAGGCGTATATCAACCAAATAATTATAAGATAG
- the cmk gene encoding (d)CMP kinase: MKKITIAIDGFSSCGKSTMAKDLAKEIGYIYIDSGAMYRAVTLYCIKNGLFSGDEINIPELERHIKDIHITFKLDEKTQLPRTYLNGEDVEDAIRTMEVSSKVSPVSAIGFVRSALVSLQQEMGKEKGIVMDGRDIGTTVFPEAELKIYVTASPDIRALRRYDELQAKGQEVKFEEILQNVKERDYIDQNRKVSPLKRAKDALLLDNSLLTIEEQKEWLLKQFEKATQQN; encoded by the coding sequence ATGAAAAAAATTACAATAGCAATTGATGGTTTCTCTTCTTGCGGAAAAAGCACAATGGCAAAAGACTTGGCCAAAGAAATTGGTTATATCTATATTGACAGCGGTGCAATGTATCGTGCAGTCACTCTTTATTGCATTAAAAATGGATTGTTCTCAGGTGATGAAATAAATATTCCGGAGCTGGAACGTCATATTAAGGATATTCACATCACATTTAAACTTGATGAAAAAACACAGCTTCCCAGAACTTACCTGAACGGAGAAGATGTAGAAGATGCAATCCGCACGATGGAAGTTTCTTCAAAAGTTAGCCCTGTAAGTGCTATTGGTTTTGTGCGTTCGGCATTAGTATCATTGCAACAGGAAATGGGCAAAGAAAAAGGAATTGTAATGGATGGGCGTGATATAGGAACAACTGTATTTCCTGAAGCTGAATTAAAAATATATGTTACAGCTTCGCCAGATATACGCGCACTTCGCCGTTATGACGAATTACAGGCTAAAGGGCAGGAAGTTAAATTCGAAGAGATTCTGCAAAACGTAAAGGAAAGAGATTATATTGACCAAAACAGAAAAGTTAGTCCTCTGAAAAGAGCTAAAGATGCACTCTTACTGGATAATAGTCTTCTGACTATTGAAGAACAGAAAGAATGGTTACTAAAGCAATTCGAAAAAGCAACTCAACAAAATTAA
- the porQ gene encoding type IX secretion system protein PorQ, with protein MRHRLLIILLIFSSLAVKAQSGGSVFKFLELPFSSHASALGGDNISIIEDDITMAIHNPALLSCVTDKTLNLNYMNYIDGVGVGSATFSRTLGERSTWAVAAQYVNYGNFKETTDEDVELGTFSAKDMAFTGIYSYDLTDYWSGGVSTKMIYSTYEKYSSFAIGVDLGLNYYNEYSGYSASILARNLGGQIKAFDEVHENLPVDLLVGISKKLSHAPFRISVTMHNLTDWDSSSDYSGSEVKEKFSKTFLNHFIFGLDFLPTQTTYISWGYNCKRASDMKINGSSGWSGMALGAGIQIKKLKIGASYAKYHTSSSSLLFNFAMTL; from the coding sequence ATGAGACATCGCCTTCTTATTATACTGCTGATATTTTCGTCTTTAGCTGTAAAGGCTCAAAGCGGAGGGAGTGTATTTAAATTTTTGGAATTACCTTTTTCTTCGCATGCATCTGCATTGGGAGGTGACAATATTTCCATTATTGAAGATGATATTACAATGGCAATTCACAACCCTGCGTTATTATCTTGCGTCACTGATAAAACTCTTAATTTAAACTACATGAATTACATTGATGGAGTTGGAGTTGGAAGTGCTACGTTTTCAAGGACATTGGGCGAACGGTCAACCTGGGCAGTTGCGGCTCAATATGTAAACTACGGAAACTTTAAAGAAACAACTGATGAAGATGTTGAACTAGGAACCTTCTCGGCAAAAGATATGGCTTTTACCGGAATATATTCTTATGACTTGACAGACTATTGGAGTGGTGGTGTTTCTACTAAAATGATTTATTCCACTTATGAAAAATATTCATCCTTTGCCATAGGTGTAGACTTAGGATTAAACTATTACAATGAGTATTCTGGCTACTCGGCCTCTATTCTTGCTAGGAATTTAGGTGGACAAATAAAAGCTTTTGATGAAGTACACGAAAATTTACCTGTAGATTTATTGGTAGGAATCAGTAAAAAGCTTTCTCATGCTCCTTTTCGCATATCTGTTACAATGCATAACCTTACAGATTGGGATTCTTCATCTGATTATTCGGGCAGTGAAGTGAAAGAGAAGTTTAGCAAAACCTTCCTAAACCATTTTATCTTTGGGCTTGATTTTCTGCCCACACAAACAACCTATATCTCCTGGGGATACAACTGTAAACGGGCCAGTGATATGAAAATTAATGGTTCCAGCGGATGGTCGGGCATGGCTTTAGGAGCAGGCATACAAATTAAAAAACTAAAAATAGGAGCTTCGTATGCTAAATATCATACATCAAGTTCTTCTCTTTTATTTAATTTTGCAATGACATTATAA
- a CDS encoding energy transducer TonB, whose protein sequence is MEVKKMPKLDLERKKPIGFLIGLAIALILLLGAFQMRIPQIITDDRIAAVAVEEEIVPITVQEEKHVSLQSKIGKADLPLPSTDNYAQQVEEMDNSYTEEPRTVIITSHYSVQFTQQQQPDELESEESIRFTEYQPEFPGGQAALLDFLRRNVHYPAAAQESGIQGRVIVQFVVNRDGMVTNPVVLRSVNSLLDREAIRVVSSMPRWRPGMQGGRTVRATYAVPVTFKLK, encoded by the coding sequence ATGGAAGTGAAGAAAATGCCTAAATTAGATTTAGAAAGGAAGAAACCTATAGGCTTCCTTATAGGTCTTGCTATTGCATTAATTCTTCTTTTGGGAGCTTTTCAGATGAGAATTCCCCAAATTATAACTGATGATAGAATTGCAGCTGTAGCTGTAGAAGAAGAGATTGTTCCTATAACAGTGCAGGAAGAAAAGCACGTGTCTTTGCAATCTAAAATAGGAAAGGCGGATTTACCTTTGCCTTCAACGGATAATTATGCTCAGCAAGTTGAAGAAATGGATAATTCTTATACAGAAGAACCGCGTACGGTTATTATAACAAGTCATTACTCTGTTCAGTTTACACAACAACAACAGCCTGATGAACTTGAAAGTGAAGAATCTATTCGATTTACAGAATATCAGCCGGAGTTTCCAGGTGGGCAAGCTGCATTGCTTGATTTCTTAAGACGGAATGTTCATTATCCGGCTGCTGCCCAGGAAAGTGGAATTCAGGGACGAGTAATTGTTCAATTTGTTGTCAATAGAGACGGTATGGTTACAAATCCGGTTGTTTTGCGTAGTGTTAATTCTCTGTTGGACAGAGAAGCGATCCGTGTTGTTTCATCTATGCCACGATGGCGGCCCGGAATGCAAGGAGGAAGAACTGTACGAGCAACCTATGCTGTTCCTGTCACCTTTAAACTGAAATAA
- a CDS encoding polyprenyl synthetase family protein, giving the protein MYTQTTALSLVNQYISELSYTHAPKSLYDPVEYVLSLGGKRIRPVLMLMAYNMYKENVAEILSPAVGLEIYHNFTLLHDDLMDKADMRRNKPTVHKVWDDNTAILSGDAMLVLAYRYVSDCSSCNLKNVLDTFTQAALEVCEGQQYDMDFEHRNDVREEEYIEMIRLKTSVLLAAALKMGAQLAGASAEDAQNLYDFGVNIGIAFQLKDDLLDVYGDPKVFGKNIGGDILCNKKTYMLIKALEGADENQAVALQSWLDKDSYEPKEKIEAVTALYNQIGVKLMCENKMKEYYAKGIESLARVNESDEKKKELKSVAEHLMYREM; this is encoded by the coding sequence ATGTATACACAAACAACAGCACTTAGTTTAGTTAATCAATATATTTCAGAATTATCATATACACATGCTCCTAAAAGCCTTTATGATCCGGTGGAATATGTACTCTCTTTAGGAGGTAAACGTATCCGTCCGGTTTTAATGTTGATGGCTTATAACATGTACAAGGAAAATGTTGCAGAGATATTATCACCGGCCGTAGGTCTGGAAATCTATCACAATTTCACTTTGCTTCACGATGATTTGATGGACAAAGCAGATATGCGAAGAAATAAGCCAACTGTGCATAAGGTGTGGGATGATAATACAGCAATCCTTTCGGGTGATGCAATGTTGGTATTGGCATACCGCTATGTTTCTGATTGCTCATCTTGCAATCTGAAGAATGTATTAGATACTTTTACACAAGCCGCACTTGAAGTATGTGAAGGTCAGCAATATGATATGGACTTCGAGCACAGAAATGATGTGAGAGAAGAAGAATATATTGAAATGATTCGCTTAAAAACTTCTGTATTGCTTGCTGCAGCTCTTAAAATGGGAGCGCAACTTGCCGGAGCATCTGCAGAAGATGCGCAGAATCTTTATGATTTTGGTGTAAATATAGGAATTGCATTCCAGCTCAAGGATGATTTGCTGGATGTTTATGGCGATCCGAAAGTTTTCGGAAAGAATATAGGTGGAGATATTCTTTGTAACAAAAAGACATATATGCTGATAAAAGCATTAGAAGGAGCTGATGAAAATCAGGCTGTTGCCTTGCAAAGCTGGTTGGATAAAGATAGTTATGAGCCGAAAGAGAAGATTGAAGCCGTAACTGCATTATATAACCAAATAGGGGTGAAGCTGATGTGTGAGAATAAAATGAAAGAATATTATGCCAAAGGAATAGAAAGCCTTGCTCGTGTTAATGAATCAGACGAGAAAAAGAAGGAACTAAAATCTGTGGCCGAACATTTAATGTACAGAGAAATGTAA
- a CDS encoding TatD family hydrolase: MNFIDTHSHLFLEEFAEDLPLVMQRAKSAGVSRIYMPNIDCSTIKPLLDTVAQYPDYCFPMIGLHPTSVNADFREELKVMKEMLDQSHPFVAIGEVGMDLYWDRTFINEQFEAFETQIQWSAEYQLPLVIHSRDSFEEVYQVIKRNEHKNLKGIFHSFTGTVEEAERLLQFDGFYLGINGVVTFKKSTLPEVLKSVPLERIVLETDSPYLTPAPNRGKRNESANVKDTLLKLAAIYQCSPENVAETTTMNALKIFS, from the coding sequence ATGAATTTTATAGATACACATTCGCATCTTTTTTTAGAAGAATTTGCCGAAGATCTCCCGCTTGTTATGCAACGAGCCAAATCAGCCGGCGTAAGCCGCATTTATATGCCCAATATAGATTGTTCAACTATTAAACCGTTATTAGATACGGTTGCACAATATCCTGATTATTGTTTTCCGATGATCGGTCTTCATCCAACGTCTGTTAATGCCGATTTCAGAGAAGAGCTGAAGGTGATGAAAGAAATGCTTGACCAATCTCATCCTTTTGTTGCAATAGGAGAGGTGGGGATGGATTTGTATTGGGACAGAACCTTTATTAACGAACAGTTTGAAGCGTTCGAAACACAGATTCAATGGTCGGCCGAATATCAGTTACCCTTAGTTATTCACAGCCGCGACTCTTTCGAAGAGGTTTATCAGGTTATTAAGCGAAACGAACATAAAAATCTGAAAGGAATATTTCATAGCTTCACAGGAACGGTGGAAGAAGCCGAACGACTTTTGCAATTCGACGGTTTTTATCTGGGCATTAACGGAGTGGTGACTTTTAAGAAATCAACACTTCCCGAAGTATTGAAAAGTGTTCCTTTAGAGAGAATAGTTTTGGAAACAGATTCCCCCTATCTTACTCCGGCACCTAATCGTGGAAAAAGAAATGAAAGTGCCAATGTGAAAGATACTCTCCTAAAATTGGCCGCAATTTACCAATGTTCACCTGAAAATGTTGCCGAAACAACAACAATGAATGCTTTAAAGATATTTAGTTAG
- a CDS encoding site-specific integrase, with translation MNATVNVVCYKSKVLSNGEHPLMLRICKDGKKKYQSLKLSISSKYWDFDKEKPKRNCPNRDFIEGIISASLDKFRKQIIELKVEGKDYSAQSLVNGYNGNVISRTVGDFYKKLLEDMEQSGKCGNRRICESSYNSLKAFTSNKMDFLFSEIDVLWLNNYEQWLIKRGNKGTTISIQFRTLRAVYNKAIVEKCVAKSYYPFDEFKISKFDTTTQKRAISKEDVAKIMSVNLSDSRQKFARDVFVFSYLCGGINFVDIANLKASNIIDGRCSYIRHKTNKPMSVDLLPEAQKIIERYSQIRTDNYLFPILEISVHKTEKQKQVRIHNLLYQVDKQLKNVAKLANVNTHLTTYVARHSFATVLKRSGVSTSIISESLGHSSEKITQIYLDSFDNSQMKDAMKNLL, from the coding sequence ATGAATGCAACTGTAAATGTAGTCTGTTACAAGTCAAAGGTACTCTCAAATGGCGAACATCCTTTAATGTTACGCATCTGTAAAGATGGGAAAAAGAAATACCAGAGTCTAAAGTTATCCATTAGTTCTAAATATTGGGACTTTGATAAGGAGAAGCCAAAACGGAATTGTCCTAATAGAGATTTCATAGAAGGAATTATTAGTGCCAGTCTTGATAAGTTTCGTAAGCAAATAATTGAACTTAAGGTTGAAGGAAAAGATTATTCTGCACAGTCCTTAGTAAATGGATATAATGGAAACGTTATATCAAGGACTGTAGGTGATTTCTACAAAAAGCTGCTTGAAGATATGGAGCAGTCAGGTAAATGTGGTAATAGGCGGATATGCGAAAGTTCTTATAATTCATTAAAAGCATTTACTAGTAATAAGATGGATTTCTTATTCTCAGAGATAGATGTTTTATGGCTAAATAATTATGAGCAATGGCTAATAAAGCGAGGGAACAAGGGAACTACTATAAGCATTCAATTTCGTACCTTACGTGCAGTCTACAACAAGGCTATAGTAGAGAAATGTGTAGCCAAAAGTTATTATCCTTTTGACGAGTTCAAAATTAGCAAGTTTGATACTACTACCCAAAAACGTGCAATAAGTAAAGAAGATGTAGCCAAAATTATGTCTGTAAACTTGTCAGATTCCAGACAGAAATTTGCAAGAGATGTTTTTGTGTTTAGTTATTTGTGTGGGGGAATTAATTTTGTTGATATTGCTAATCTTAAAGCAAGCAATATAATTGATGGCAGATGTTCATATATAAGGCATAAGACCAATAAACCGATGAGTGTAGACCTGTTGCCAGAAGCTCAAAAAATTATTGAACGTTATTCCCAGATTCGCACAGATAATTATTTGTTCCCCATTCTAGAAATAAGCGTTCATAAGACAGAAAAGCAAAAGCAAGTAAGAATACACAATCTGCTTTATCAGGTAGATAAGCAGCTTAAGAATGTTGCTAAACTTGCAAATGTTAATACTCATCTTACTACCTATGTTGCAAGACATTCATTTGCCACAGTACTTAAACGATCTGGAGTTTCAACATCAATTATTAGTGAATCATTGGGGCATAGTTCAGAGAAAATAACACAGATTTATTTGGATAGCTTTGACAACTCACAAATGAAAGATGCAATGAAAAATTTGCTTTAA
- a CDS encoding DUF3871 family protein, which translates to MEALQIIANNGTARRIGNFYEYAEDAQIITEEPIIRKANHFIEANTQEVTLQHLVKDCITPVFSKDNELTISHPQFIETIYDAAQSFFSRERIEQPEIRTSHVVKGRIPQAIHKPANQLLESDKTIYYERAAFSFDIPTVYETIEGNKLNLSVVGVRAYNRENLYSKKSAERFSVAIGFKNQVCCNMCVSTDGLKNDIRVTSSRDLYQAVLELFNQYNPAKHIHLMQSLGDSHLSEHQFCQILGKMRLYQCLPQGYQKRLPRMLLTDSQINNVARSYISDENFGSLGNDLNMWKFYNLLTGSNKSSYIDSFLDRSLNATEIAQGINNALHGDEQFKWFID; encoded by the coding sequence ATGGAAGCATTACAGATTATTGCCAACAATGGTACAGCTAGAAGAATAGGTAACTTTTATGAGTACGCAGAAGATGCACAGATTATCACAGAGGAACCCATTATAAGGAAAGCGAATCATTTCATTGAAGCTAATACACAAGAGGTAACTTTGCAGCACCTCGTAAAGGATTGCATTACTCCTGTGTTTAGTAAGGACAACGAATTAACAATCTCTCATCCACAGTTTATTGAAACAATCTATGATGCAGCACAGAGTTTCTTTAGCAGAGAGAGAATTGAGCAACCAGAGATCAGGACTTCACATGTTGTAAAAGGACGCATTCCACAAGCAATACATAAACCTGCTAATCAATTATTAGAATCAGACAAGACAATATACTATGAGCGCGCAGCATTCAGCTTTGATATTCCAACCGTTTATGAGACTATTGAAGGAAATAAGCTAAACTTATCAGTTGTGGGAGTCAGAGCATATAACAGAGAGAACCTTTACAGTAAGAAGTCTGCCGAACGTTTCTCAGTTGCTATTGGTTTCAAGAATCAGGTTTGTTGCAATATGTGTGTCAGTACGGACGGATTGAAGAACGACATAAGAGTTACAAGCAGCAGAGATTTATACCAAGCTGTCTTAGAGTTGTTCAATCAGTACAATCCTGCTAAACATATCCACTTAATGCAATCATTAGGAGATTCCCATTTATCAGAACATCAATTCTGCCAGATATTGGGTAAAATGAGATTATATCAGTGCTTGCCACAAGGTTACCAGAAACGATTACCTAGAATGTTACTTACTGATTCACAGATAAACAATGTAGCTAGGTCTTATATCAGTGATGAGAACTTTGGTTCATTAGGCAATGACCTGAATATGTGGAAATTCTACAATCTCTTAACAGGAAGCAATAAGAGTTCATATATAGATTCATTCTTAGACCGTTCTTTGAATGCTACAGAAATTGCACAAGGAATTAATAACGCGCTGCACGGAGATGAACAGTTTAAATGGTTCATTGATTGA
- a CDS encoding tyrosine-type recombinase/integrase — MSLKYSITTADYMEWDEMTNLVRKLAKDGDYKMSLLISIGSFWGLRISDILLLRWKQILNVEEFTIQEKKTGKSRTIRINQQLQKHIADCYEHINPIGINAPILVSQKGTVYSVQRINILLKETKKKYKLKVKNFSCHSLRKTFGRQVYNLNAENGELALIKLMELFNHSSVAITKRYLGLRQEEILETYDCLSF, encoded by the coding sequence ATGTCACTAAAATATTCAATCACAACAGCCGATTATATGGAATGGGATGAAATGACAAACTTAGTCAGGAAATTGGCTAAAGATGGAGACTACAAGATGTCTCTTCTTATATCAATTGGCTCTTTCTGGGGATTACGGATTTCAGATATATTGCTTCTTAGATGGAAACAGATTCTAAATGTAGAAGAATTCACCATACAGGAGAAGAAAACAGGTAAATCCAGAACTATCAGGATTAATCAGCAATTACAGAAACATATAGCAGATTGCTACGAGCATATTAATCCGATTGGAATTAATGCACCAATCCTTGTAAGTCAGAAAGGAACAGTTTACTCAGTACAGAGAATCAATATCCTTTTAAAAGAGACGAAGAAGAAGTACAAGTTAAAGGTGAAGAATTTCTCCTGTCATTCCCTTAGAAAGACATTTGGTCGGCAGGTTTATAATTTGAATGCCGAGAATGGAGAGTTGGCTCTTATAAAGTTGATGGAGCTATTCAATCATTCTTCTGTTGCCATTACAAAGAGATACTTGGGATTAAGGCAGGAGGAGATTCTAGAAACATACGATTGCCTGAGTTTCTGA
- a CDS encoding JAB domain-containing protein, translating into MSNIYKVSEVKITYHPKVKASERLRVYSSADVYKLLIENFYDKDTIEHKESFKVVLLNQANKVLGVTSISEGGISETTADIRIILQAAILSNASGIILSHNHPSGNIQPSKDDNNLTQRVKESAQIMRISLLDHIIVSSETYYSFTDEGLI; encoded by the coding sequence ATGAGTAACATTTATAAGGTCAGCGAGGTTAAGATAACCTACCATCCCAAAGTGAAAGCATCAGAACGTTTAAGAGTTTACAGCTCCGCAGACGTTTACAAACTACTGATAGAGAACTTCTATGACAAAGACACCATTGAACATAAGGAGTCGTTCAAAGTCGTTCTACTAAATCAGGCTAATAAAGTCTTAGGTGTGACAAGCATATCAGAAGGTGGCATAAGTGAGACTACAGCAGATATAAGGATTATATTACAAGCTGCTATTCTGTCTAATGCATCCGGAATTATTCTTTCTCACAACCATCCATCAGGAAATATTCAACCAAGTAAAGACGATAACAACTTAACTCAGAGGGTTAAAGAGTCTGCCCAAATAATGAGAATAAGCCTACTAGATCACATAATTGTAAGCAGTGAGACTTACTACAGCTTTACTGATGAAGGACTAATTTGA
- a CDS encoding penicillin-binding transpeptidase domain-containing protein, with protein sequence MRACNFSTNLLLAIMCTSFISCSSKQDVKRQISTIDRTLQIKATSILENKLSKINASSGQIIIMEVQSGQIKALVGLERKDSRNYQSCSNFATQSPTGLMHPISLLAALETGKVSLSDKVDVGNGIYLVNGEKLIDHNWQRGGYGKITVEQGLACGSNIATYKTTEKAFGDNPQAYFDILAKMSYGKPDSVAGIDNLKPASFVTPKDRNWSNTSFAWFCIGYKQLISPIQTLTFYNAIANNGKMVKPQLYKDSTVIINPQIASKETIQNIHHGLERVITEGLGKPASIEKISIAGKTGIISLNDKEEIFRLEFCGYFPARNPQYTAIVIINKKGLPASSGLMAGDAFKQVVEYLMKK encoded by the coding sequence ATGAGAGCATGTAATTTCTCTACAAACTTATTATTAGCCATAATGTGCACAAGCTTCATATCATGTTCATCTAAGCAGGACGTGAAGAGACAAATAAGTACCATAGATCGTACATTACAGATAAAAGCTACGTCTATCTTAGAAAATAAGCTATCTAAAATTAATGCCTCATCAGGACAAATCATTATAATGGAAGTTCAATCAGGGCAAATCAAAGCTCTGGTTGGACTTGAACGGAAAGATAGTAGAAACTATCAATCATGTTCCAACTTTGCTACACAAAGCCCAACAGGTCTGATGCACCCAATTTCTTTGTTAGCCGCGTTGGAAACTGGAAAGGTGAGTTTGTCTGATAAAGTCGATGTTGGAAACGGAATCTACCTTGTAAATGGCGAGAAACTGATAGACCATAATTGGCAAAGAGGTGGATATGGTAAAATCACAGTAGAGCAAGGTTTAGCTTGCGGTTCAAACATTGCAACTTATAAGACTACGGAAAAAGCTTTTGGTGATAATCCACAAGCATACTTTGACATTCTTGCTAAAATGAGCTATGGTAAACCAGACAGTGTTGCAGGAATAGATAATCTTAAACCCGCATCTTTTGTAACTCCCAAAGATCGGAACTGGAGTAATACATCTTTTGCTTGGTTCTGCATTGGTTATAAACAACTCATTTCACCAATTCAAACTTTGACTTTCTATAATGCAATTGCTAATAATGGGAAAATGGTTAAGCCTCAACTTTATAAGGACTCTACGGTGATCATAAATCCTCAGATTGCTTCAAAAGAAACGATACAGAATATTCACCATGGATTAGAAAGAGTAATTACAGAAGGATTAGGAAAACCAGCCTCCATTGAAAAAATATCAATTGCTGGGAAAACAGGAATAATAAGCCTAAATGACAAAGAAGAAATCTTTAGACTAGAATTTTGTGGATACTTTCCTGCTAGAAACCCACAATACACAGCAATTGTAATTATTAATAAGAAAGGACTTCCAGCCTCTAGTGGACTAATGGCGGGTGATGCATTTAAACAGGTCGTTGAATATCTAATGAAGAAATAG
- a CDS encoding MotA/TolQ/ExbB proton channel family protein has product MKRILMALALSGIFFFCGTQTIYAQDGVSANQGETAVTDGNAVAEDGSSALPKESMGVKLKEKFVEGNPFYMGLVAFSLVVGLSICIERIIYLNLSEVNTERLLEDVELALEKGNVDAAKEICRNTRGPVASICYDGLMRIEQGPKSVEKAVTTSGGVQLGLLEKGCSWISLFVKIAPALGFLGTVVGMVQAFDSVQLEGNISPAVIAGGMKVALLTTIFGLIAAVILQIFYNYILAKIESLTHEMEESTNTLIDFVVKYNMKYRQ; this is encoded by the coding sequence ATGAAAAGAATATTGATGGCGCTTGCTTTATCAGGAATCTTTTTCTTTTGTGGAACACAAACCATTTATGCGCAAGACGGAGTGTCTGCCAATCAAGGGGAAACTGCTGTAACTGATGGCAATGCTGTTGCCGAAGATGGCTCATCTGCTTTACCCAAAGAAAGCATGGGTGTAAAGTTGAAAGAAAAATTCGTGGAAGGTAATCCTTTCTATATGGGATTAGTTGCATTCTCTTTGGTAGTTGGACTTTCTATTTGCATTGAACGAATTATCTACTTGAATCTTTCTGAAGTAAACACCGAAAGATTACTAGAAGATGTGGAACTTGCATTGGAAAAAGGAAATGTAGATGCAGCGAAAGAAATTTGCAGAAATACCCGTGGCCCTGTTGCTTCAATTTGTTATGATGGATTAATGCGTATAGAGCAAGGACCAAAGTCTGTAGAAAAAGCTGTTACCACAAGTGGAGGTGTACAATTGGGATTGTTGGAGAAAGGATGTTCATGGATTTCTTTGTTCGTTAAAATTGCGCCGGCATTAGGATTTTTGGGAACAGTGGTTGGAATGGTTCAGGCTTTCGATAGTGTTCAGCTTGAAGGCAATATTTCTCCTGCGGTAATAGCCGGTGGTATGAAAGTAGCCCTGCTGACTACCATTTTTGGCCTTATTGCAGCTGTAATTCTGCAGATATTTTATAACTATATTCTTGCCAAGATAGAATCTTTGACTCACGAAATGGAAGAGTCAACAAATACTTTAATTGATTTTGTGGTTAAGTACAACATGAAGTATAGACAATAA